The nucleotide sequence TATCCTGATGCAGTAGAGTTGATCTAATacgagacacacacacacagattaggTTTTAGATGTTCATGTAAAACCGCAGACTCAAAACAAGGTAATTTCACTTTAAACCTGCTTGATGTTTAAATGCTAAAAGCAACTTTCTTTACCTGCTAATCTTGCTGCCATGGGAAGGTTGACTATAGTTAATCAGAGCATGTTAATCAGAGCCAACAAGGTTAAAAGACTGGTTTTGAACTTGCGTCctctggttctagtttgggtactACATGTAAATAAGTGCCATtaaatttccctctgacttccctatattaaaatatcaacTACTTTTCAActagaagcaaagaaatattcGGATATAGTGAAGTCAGTCATTAAATtccatttacaccctaaactaaagccatagagagcaggTGGAAAATTTGTGAAGCCGCCCTTTAAAGAGAGACTTTAGAGGTGTTGGGGAGCAGCGATGCTACTAGTTCATTAGTAAAATCCTGCAAGCACAAGCAGCTAAAACAGCTGGATTTGGTAATTGTACAACTTTTTAGAAGAATGACAAGCTGCTTCGCATGTTTTTTAGATGGAATACTTCTCCTGCACATACTCTATGTTGCAgtgcagctgcagagcagcGACGTCCCCTGAACATTACTTTGTGTCCTCCCTAGTTTACGCTGCACAGGTACCGCACATTGTCTGTACTCGCTCTTCAACGTACACAGATATTATACCATCTACTTGGAATTTCTTACCGCCATGGCTCGCGTGAAGCCGACCACTCCGTGCTTGGTGGCTGTGTAAACAGGACAGCCCTGCACAGGATACACACCTAAAGGATGCGGGTCGAGTCAGTAAATATTCTCTAATCATGTTGAGGCCTGTGCTAAGCTGTCAGAAGGAATCATTGCTATTGCATCCAATTCTAAACTCTATTCTTTAAATTCATTTGAGGCTGGATATGGTGTAGATCCTTCAGAGTTAGGGTTAAATACTGGGTCTTTAGGTGGTGGTGAATTCCTCGCAAAACAAATGATGCTTTTTGCACCAAGTAGGCATCTTATGTAAGTAAAGAGGTCTGTTTTGTTCTCTTCTTCTAAGAGGCACGTTCATTTATGTTTGCTGCTTTGTGTAAAAGGAGCTGATGATAGATACGTCATTTacgtagtagtagtagttactACGTCTAAGACTAAGTCTATGAAATAGCATATATCTCATGGGAAATTTTATTTCATCAGATTAATCCTGACTTAGTCTATAGATGCTTAGTGGTTTCTTTATTCAGTGATTTCCACTCAAAAAGTTCATGATTTACAGAAATGTATATAAGTTTtaagtatataagtatataaGCATTTTACAATCTTTCTTTACTATTTGAAAATTGGAATGAATTAATGAAATTCAATGCGGGTTTAACaatttatttgcaaatgtatATTAGGTGTATATTTTAGGTATATTTAGAACAATACTTGTAAACTAGTTTGTACCACCACAATTACATGAAGTAAGAAATATTACTATGAATctaaaaaaacctacaacaacaacaaaaaaaacagctggtCATGATGGAAGTGGTTTAGTAGTTAAACTATCTGACATCTACATGTTtcgttttttctcttttaattgttttgctgTTAACTTTTCTatgtttcatttaataaaatggtATTTAAATCTTCTTGTCAGCATTAGAAAAAGTCCACGTTTTCATATTGCTACTGCTTAAAACTAGGAACGTCTTAAACCTTTTGTATATGATTtactgtttttacagtttgttttatggttttagAATGTTACTAAGCATTAGTTATTGGATGTTACCTGTCATTGATGCTGTGTTGACGATGACCCCCCCTTGACCTCCAGTCATCTTGTTCATATGCTCCAGAGCCAGGTAAGTCCCACTAATAACAGCCTCCTACAACAATACATGGTTTATTCTGGTGACATTTGTGGCAGCAGGAATGTTTTTGAACCATAACATCGTGCGGTTAAACATCATGTATTGAATGAGACTTGGTGGTAAAAGGAgctaaaatactgcaaaaataaacttttgacGTGTAGTTTTGTGTGAGTGGTGCAGCCAGGTTGAAGCCAGACTTACTCACAAACAGATGCAGGCATATGTTGCCATTTCTACTCCTTACCAGGTTTATGGAGATGGTTTTCTTCCAGTTTGTCTCATCTACGATGCCGGCATTGTTGCACAGGATGTCAACTCTTCCAAAGGTTTCTATAGTTTTCTGAAATGCAGCTTGACAATGGGGGAAAAGAATGTTAGTAATTAATTCCCAAAGGTTTtgatcattttcacacaaaattGAGAAACCTTCACTGCTCCAGTGTCACAGTTCCTGTCTCAGCTCCTAATCGATTGGTTTGTCTCCCTTTATTTCTTCTCCCTGCCAACATAAaccctttctctcttcctcagtTACTTCGCCACACACTCACCTGGCTCCCATCAGCCAGTCAACCATCTCGGCTTTGTACAACTTTCACGCCTTCATCATCACCTGACACAGGAAGTCTGCTCATTGGTGTTAGAAGAGTTGAAAACTTAAGAAAACACATGGCCGACCACTGCAACTTAGCTTTCAAATTAAGTTTCCAGTTTCAACCAGTGTTGCTATGGAAACAGATACAACAAGAGAGGGCCAGCTAACTTGTCAGGAAAAGGAGcctaatttttattaatatttccatttcgggttgtatatatatttaaacaacaaactTGCTCATTAGCATATTTGTATTGAGGCACCTTTTAGTAGAAAAAGTGATGTGCCTGACCTGCACAGCCATGAGGCGACAGTTTGAAGGAACTTTTATTTACTCGCCTGGCTCAGATCTTGGTGTTTTCCTGGTTCATCAGCTCGCTCTCGGCCTTTCTACCAAATGTGCAGATGTAAGAGGCTCGAAGGAGGGAATGAACCTCATGCAAGTTCACCTTCGTGTTCTTTCATATTCAACCATAAAAGGTTCTGTTCGAGGGCAAATTCGATGGATCGAATGATCTTAAATCTTTAGTCAAACAAGCGTGTTTTCCTTGTCTGAAGTAAGGAACATGTCTGGACCAATTGTGAAGTCTGTTTAAAGTGCAGGAAAAGTGCTGCATGTCCCAAATTCTCTAGAATTATTTAAACATGCCACTTAAGAATTAATTTCTTTGTACAACTGCTTACTGCAtcttttcacaaacacaaaaaggagtgtgtgtgtgagtgtgtgtggtttcttttttatttattttttttaccttggaTCTGCTCCTCTGACTCAACGTCACACTTCAGGAACAAAGCTCTGTCTTTCTCATTCTTGTTTTGGAGCTCATCCATTAAAGCCTTTGCTGCAGGTTCATTCACATCCAAGAGAGCTACCTGTACAGGTGAAAGAGCAGCAGATATACACAGTTCATCAGTTTAAAATGAACTGaacatgaaatgaatgaaaccaACCAGTCTTAAAAGAATTCCCACCTCTGTGAGGGGTATAAACTTTATACCCCCTGAGAGTTTAATCAGTGTAATCACTGCTTTGGAAGCTGTACTTTGTGATGCTGTTGAACCTCATTGATTTAAAGGCGGTGGACAAAAAACTAGAAACGCTTCCAATTTATTAGCAGAGGCttagtaaactttttttttttttttgcagcattaAATTGGTGCCTTGTTGTTGAGGCGCAGCTTTATTCTGGgctgttaaatgtgttaaaaatggaAATCTTTTAATCATATTTGTGTCTACTATCGACCCGTGAAAACGTAACAATCCCGAATATTTGACCCTTTTTAGTTTAACGTCATCCTTGCAGCCGTGGAATTAGAAAAATGTAGATTCATCTAGATTCTTCTTTGCCGTCGTTACCACACCTCACACACGCCAACTCCAGGTAAACCGGACCATCCAACAGATGTCCGGTTTACCTGGATGGTCCGGTTTACGCAGTGGGCAGCATGTGACTTCACATGAATCACATGAACGCCCTTAATGACGCTCAATTACGTCACACTCGTATCAAAAAGGTGTGATTCATAGTTGCATAGTATTTCAAATtgatcagattttattttacagacttTGTTGAACAAAATCACAACACTCGCAGCATTAAAACATCTTCTGATAAATTGTTACATGATTTCACCTGTCAACGTGTAATACCAACATATGACCAGCAGATGCCGCCATTTGTGTGACATGCTTCAAAACATTGAACCATTTTCAACACAATTACCTCATATTGATTCAGGGCTTTAGACAGAAACTAactataaatgtgtgtgtgtgtgtgtgtgtgtagctagCTGGCTTTTCTTTTCACCCACTTTTCAAAACCATGCACAGAGGGTGTTTGCATTCTCGTACAGCAAAAACGTGCACAGTGAACCAATGCTGCTTCTCACAGAATCACATAACCATTGTACTGCAGTGTAACATGCAACTTTTACCGTGGCACCGTTTTGTAGAAGTATCTCAGTTATCGCTTTTCCTATTCCCATTGCTGCTCCAGTCACCACTGCAATTTTCCCGCTTAAAGCCATCTCAGCTCTCAGTAAGAGGACAGGAGGATGTCAGCTGGAGGATCCCTGCAGATAACAGGAAAATCTTCTCTGAAAAGAAGTTAATGTGTTTGTAATCTGACACACAATCTCACAAAGGCGTGTGAGGACAAGCTCGCACAAACGAGGGAGCGGAGGAATGTAATAAGTAAAAGATATGGTAATCAAATGAAATGCAATACGAGGGAAACCTTGCTCCTTTGTGGATTCTGTAGTATACTGCAGTCTTACGTAACCGCAGAACTGGgccaaaatcaacatgaggacaaatggtccactgtggcgaccctgaagtcaGAGTCCAAAAGCACAGAGAatttttgctcatgttttcaACATCAAGCATTTAAGCAAAAATATGTGATGACTAACCACAGTTCCCAAGCACCTTTGAGATACTTTGAACTCAAAAATGTCGCCGGCCAGTGCTacattactgaaaggaaatgtgttGGACTTTTGGCAAGTTAACAATTATAAAAGTAGCCAATTTACAAAAGCTCCATTGACTTAATTGTATAACAAATGGGATTATCATAACTTTCAATTTTAAACGCTTAAAAAGCTTGAGTGATTATATTCCCAACCAAACATGTATCTTCTTAATCTAAACACAGAATTTCAAACCGTAGTGTTGTAATGTACTTGCAAACAATCATTTTAACTCAAGAAACTAGCCGGTTGTTGAATTGTACAGAAATGTCCTGAAACGTCAGGGTTACCACACTGAACAGTTCATCATCTGATATCTGCTTTCTATGCATTGAAACATTGGATTGAGTTGATCCCATAGTGTCATTAGGTAAATGTTCTGTAATGACAATGTTCACCTGTTACCTGAAAGTGAACGCTGATTAAGATTATTTGCAAGACGTGAACAGTGTTGTATTATTACAAATAGAGGTATAAATAACTGATAGTCAGAATGACCAGAGCTGGCTGATGTAGAATAGAGGTCTTCTTATTGTGTTTTCAgcacctcccccccccccaaaaaaatgacaattgaGTCAACCAGTAATAGAGGACTACACTGTAATTATTAGGATGCCTTTATTGGGGAACATAATATTTTAGGCTTTAAAACCTTAAATCTGTGACACCTTAACAAAGTCACAGTGAAAGCTGACTGGTTTCTGGCAGCCCATCTAATTAACAATGGCCACACCAAGAACACGTGTAAACCTCTGTCGTAACATGTATGTTGCTCATatactggaagaaaaaaaatgaacacatgaTAAAAGACTTTGATACATTCGGAACATGTACtgctgtgtactgtatgtccatCTCCATACTACACAATATCCATGGTATAGTAGTTGCTGGTCAGTACATTCTCCATCTCCACATACAGCTCTGGGTAGGAGTTGTACGTGCAGGGTAACGCCAACAGGGGTCCACACGTGTGTGCAATTGGTCGCCGTGCTAGTCCGTCCAAGGTTGTAAATTTGACTGTTATTTTAGCAACACAGATTATATCGGACCCTGTCACGAATCTCAGCATTCTTCTAAGACCCTCCTCGTCCAATCCAACTATGTATCGCTGTAGAAATCTGAAGCTTCGGTTCTCAGCTGGGGTCTCGGGTCTTGCCTCAATCATCTTCAGGACTTTTCTGGAAGTTGGTTTCTTCTCCTCATACATGGTCTGTACTTTTGCTATAGTGGTTAATCTGGTCCTCAGCGACTGGGCTGCAACGGCTGACATGTTATCAAGAGCATACTTTGGCTGttgaattatttgtttgtgcGCCGCTTGAATGAGGACGGCTTTGAGGGTATCTTGTGATGGAACGGTTTTTACTCCCAGTCGATCCAGCAGCTCTAATAACTCCTCCTGGCCATCGCCGTCGAGGTCCTGTTGTAAAGCAGCGTTTATGAGTTTCTTCTCACCGTGACTTAAATACAGCGTAAAAGACTGAAACAGTAAGTCACTGCAAACAGCGTGCTCTCCAAATATCAGGGCTGTGGTAAAGGCTGGAGCAAGGCGCAATGGAAAGTAACCTTGTTCTGTAAATCCCTTTGCCAAGATTCTTCCTACAGCCTtccactcctcctcctgccACTTTGCCAAGAGAGAGGGTACTCTCATCTCTGCCCCCTCTGCTGCACAATCTAGAAACTCTGCCCAAAAGGCCGCATACACATCCCTGGCCACACCATCTGCATCCCGGGCCCTCTCCTTGATCAAGCTGTACTGTAAACGGTAGTTAAGGATGGATTCATCTTTGAACTGACTAATCATTTCCTCCAACAGAGTAACTCTGTGAAGTTTAACCTCCACTAAAATCAGCTCGCTGTTTGCACAATGTTCATTTTCCCCTTCTATGACAGTACTGGATGCGGAAGGTCCGCTGCCACTAATGTCTTCTGTGGGAGCAAAATCCAGAATAGGCTCAACCCGATGGGTTTCATTAAGTAGCTGATAGACAGCATTACCACTTGTACGGAAAGCAGGTTCAACATGATCTTGTACGACAACCGTGGGCGTGCAAAGGGCAACCCTGAAGTCTTCCTCTGGGAGAAGGCAAACTGGAAAAGTGTCCTCCGGCTCCCTTGCTGAGGATGCATTTACTGAGCCACCTACAAACACCTCTGAGCAGTGTGCACCACGTTCATTTTCACTTCCTATGACAGTACTGGATGTGGAagatctactactactactgtctTCTGTGGGAGCAAAATCCAGAATAGGCTCAACCCAATGGGTTTCATTAAGTAGCTCACAGTCAGCATCACCACTTGTATGGACAGCGCGTCCAACATGAACTCCTAAGACAGGAGTCGATGTGCAAAGGTCCTCTGTGAGGACGCAAACTGGAAAAGTGTCGTCCAGCTCGCCCGCAGAGGACGCATTTACTGAGCCACCTACAAACACCTCTGAATCATAAGACAGGGACGTAGGATCAGTGACCTCAACAACAGCTGAATGGGCACTGGAGGTTCTCTCATTGCATTCATATACATCTAAACCCTTTTCCTGGTACTGATCAGCATAAATGCTCTGTGTCATCTGATCCTCTTCAGTGTCACCATGTCTGTGCATCTCACGCTCCACAACTGATGCATCGATCTGTGAAAAAAGAATGAGAAATTACCAGTGCCAGCTTCAAGGGAACTAGGTTTTTAATATAGTGTTATACACTGTGCAATATTTATAACCACGACTTTTGCAAAAGTAAAACTTCCTCCAACAATGCCATTACACATTAAACTTATGCTACACAAAAGATtacaagttttatttaaagttacgACTTATacttttattgaaatatttcatatttttgagCAACAATTTGAAACAAAAGGAACACTGGGTAAATAGCTAAGCACAtttttttagtacatttttagCTCGTTGTGTCTCAAATACTTTACAAACTGTATAGAATTAAAGTTTCATATCACTTGTGATCAGACGTGTGGGTAAAGATTCAAACCGTGCTTGCTCACAAAACTTGTGGAGTTGTTTAAACTAAAGTAACATTGAAAAAGATTTGAGGATGGTAAAATTAGTGCATAAGTTACAGTCACACTTTCAATATGAAACTGCGATTCCTGATGTCTTTGACACTAAATACCTATAGTTGTTAAATGTCAGTTCATTAGTCCAATTTGTATCTGACAGCAATTCATAATGATTATAATTAGTTTActactttaattatttatagGGCAACAGTGTCAGTTTCTTTGGCTGTGCTCCATTCTTTGAATTACCTCATCCTGCTGCATTTGGGTAATGTTTTCTTCAGCAATGGGCTGGTGATGTAGAGTCTGATctgtcatttgttctgtttccaGGTGCAGTGACTGCGCTCTTGAAAAAGCACACACTTACAGTTTTATGAGGTGTGTGCGCACTAAAAGGTatcttattttaatattcaacAAGTCTGCCAAACTCATGGCTATTCCCATTATCTTGTGTATTGTTAGAAAATGAATTGTCACGAGCTGTTTTTACGGGAAAGTTCAACaggaaaatatctgaaaaaggGCGGCGGATGTTCCGCGTATCTATAACCAAACTACGGTGCATCTACAAATGTCTACACCATACACATCGTATACATACCTCCACAGCgacacactcaactttccagTACTACCTTGTTGTTCTCCACCACTTCCTTGTAAGTCCACGTCCTTCCATTAGCTCCAATAGCTGTATCTTGCAGCTCCAATAGTGTAAAACAAACAgcgtttccttgacaactggtaAACAtcaaaggcagttatgtgacgtcttgatgacatcatctgtacTTTTATACACACAGTAGCGATCACAGAGTCTTATTGGGGCCCTAGATGGCTACGGCGTTCggcttcaggggtcgccacagcgacaTGTGGCATGTTCCGCATGCTGatctggcatgtgtttttaggccggatgcccCGTCTGCTGCAAGACTCCTGTTTTtctccgggctcgggaccggcgtCAAGGCTGCCCAGTGTGGCTGGAGGGGGCCACTCCTGGTGGGGTTGGCTTCAAACCTTCTGTAtgccaacccaatgctctaccactgagccaccaggcccccacctcaggcaaaaatgtatgcacCATACAACAGCTATGCTTaggatatggaaaatacaataaaaataccTGTACACACCACACTGCTTagtaacttacagtaatacaccgTAGTGATTTATGGTACACtacaaatttctttttatgtaaCGTTCATAACTTTCTTGaaatccactatcatctccaCTGTGTGCAGATCCTGGAGGATGAAGTGGAGGGCCATGTTTACAGAGTCATCTGCAGATCTATTGGCTCTATAGGCAAACTGAAGGGGGCCCAGAAGGGGGTCTGTAATGACCTTTGGGTGGGGCAAGATGAGGTGCTCAAAGGACCCTGGTGAGCATCACATATACTTTGATCCAAAGGCATCACCAGTGCTGAAATGCAATGCTTCTTTATCCACCATTTAAACGATCCTTCgttttaatttttcatcatttgctctTCTGTCCCcgtccagggaggttagctacagtaccatgggctgtaaacctcttgcTGATATTGCGCACAGTGGACGCAGGAACATTAAGTTCcctggagatggacttgtagccCTGAGactgtccatgtttttccacaatcTTTCTCTCAAATCCATAGACACCTGTTTACACTTCCCacttttctccatgctcagtgtaacaaactacacaaaagtccactttcctccattttaaatggttgcaagtgtgattactacATTGCCCCAACATGTAACTTTCCACAGGTGTGTCTAAACACAtattacaggagcatcacatgcttgaaaagcacatttttcttACAATgttgacaaggtgccaataattttgtccagtccatttttgagATCGGTGTGAATTTCAATCaattttgacttttcttctgtttttttgtgttgttccagtgcgaACAACAACAAGCACGTGAATACCAAAATATTTGCAATTAGAACCGTTTTCTAAGAGAAGGGTtgtattttctgacagaattgcaagggtggcGATAGGCTTTGGCCATGTGTTTGTGCGCATATACACAGAGTAATGTCACAGGAAATGTTACTGCACATTCAGCGGTATGTTTACGGTAAACTCCGGTCTGCTGTAACGTAATGACGTGCATCGTCTCTACGTCATTTCCCACGCAGTTTGAAGACATAACAACTTAGTACCCTATTCCATGCTTTTTATCTTTATCCTtttctgctcttcctcttttttcgcTCCCAAAATGATAactccttttcattttcagctggttCAGCTGGTTTtcgttgtttgtttttactgattcATGTGCTACTTGCCACTTACAGATAAAAACCCAGTTGGCTCATACAGATAATACGTGTGTAAGTGCAaaaagtatgttacagtgatttttactattaaaaaccctaaaaaaaaacactattacaaGAAACTGTTTTTATAACCGGAAGCTGAATTGGAGGTGTAACGTTTATTTTCTTCCGCTACGGCTGTAAACGTTCCTGTAACATTACTTTCACATCAACATGCCGTGATGATTGTTCATATGTGTACCTAGATACACTTGAAGAAAGATGGCAACGATTTTGAACAAGCCTCAAATTTTGtatgctttattatttatgttgcaTCATTTCAATTTTGTGAGGTTTTCGTCTGTGGCAGCACAAGGTAAGAGACTGTAATGTTAGCTACACTGTGCTAACAAACGGCACAGTGACAGGTCCCGTTAAAATTGACCTCAGTGACTGGGATGTATGTtaataaggtttttattttaacttttatacactaaaaaaaggaaaacatgaaaataactTTGGGAGGATTGTTTTATATACTGAGctaaacatttttacttatCCAGAGATTGATGAGTCCCAGGAGCTCATGCTGTCAGAGGATGCCGTTTCCGATTTGGAGAACAGTCCCAAGTTCGTGGAGCTAGGTGACTTGGAATCACTGCCAAAGAGGCAGTTCAAGACCGCTGAGATTGCAGATGCTGTGATGGGCACAGAAGCACCCATCGATCCATCTGACATAGAGTCTCTCTTCCCCAAAAATGTGAAAGACTTCCAGTCAGGCTTCTCACCGCCTTGTGACGAGAGCAGTGCCCAGTGTGGTTCTCCAGAACTGGCGGCTAAAGAGAAGTCTCTTGAGGAGAGCAGCGCTGAAACATTACAGCAGGTTGTTGACTAGAGGCAGTGTGATGTTAATATGAAGTTATTGCAAATTGCAACCTAAAGAGAGGTTTGAGAATCACCTTCTTTGTTTCATGTGAGAGatagtaaaatttaaaaagaa is from Channa argus isolate prfri chromosome 22, Channa argus male v1.0, whole genome shotgun sequence and encodes:
- the LOC137107691 gene encoding uncharacterized protein: MHRHGDTEEDQMTQSIYADQYQEKGLDVYECNERTSSAHSAVVEVTDPTSLSYDSEVFVGGSVNASSAGELDDTFPVCVLTEDLCTSTPVLGVHVGRAVHTSGDADCELLNETHWVEPILDFAPTEDSSSSRSSTSSTVIGSENERGAHCSEVFVGGSVNASSAREPEDTFPVCLLPEEDFRVALCTPTVVVQDHVEPAFRTSGNAVYQLLNETHRVEPILDFAPTEDISGSGPSASSTVIEGENEHCANSELILVEVKLHRVTLLEEMISQFKDESILNYRLQYSLIKERARDADGVARDVYAAFWAEFLDCAAEGAEMRVPSLLAKWQEEEWKAVGRILAKGFTEQGYFPLRLAPAFTTALIFGEHAVCSDLLFQSFTLYLSHGEKKLINAALQQDLDGDGQEELLELLDRLGVKTVPSQDTLKAVLIQAAHKQIIQQPKYALDNMSAVAAQSLRTRLTTIAKVQTMYEEKKPTSRKVLKMIEARPETPAENRSFRFLQRYIVGLDEEGLRRMLRFVTGSDIICVAKITVKFTTLDGLARRPIAHTCGPLLALPCTYNSYPELYVEMENVLTSNYYTMDIV
- the LOC137107693 gene encoding 15-hydroxyprostaglandin dehydrogenase [NAD(+)]-like encodes the protein MALSGKIAVVTGAAMGIGKAITEILLQNGATVALLDVNEPAAKALMDELQNKNEKDRALFLKCDVESEEQIQAAFQKTIETFGRVDILCNNAGIVDETNWKKTISINLEAVISGTYLALEHMNKMTGGQGGVIVNTASMTGVYPVQGCPVYTATKHGVVGFTRAMAINSTASGYGIRLNAICPGPVKTELLNNSSLKLGQFSPLQQSANQILEVMGILSASDVAEAVLELVTDETKNGEALVILGKGKHFVAFPSM